Proteins encoded in a region of the Teredinibacter purpureus genome:
- the argB gene encoding acetylglutamate kinase — translation MLGSNNLTDTPSQYNPTQVAEVLTEALPYIQQFTGKTIVVKYGGNAMTDESLQQSFARDVVLMKLVGMNPIIVHGGGPQIGELLKKLNIQSEFVDGMRVTDSETMDVVEMVLGATVNKQIVSLINGAGGQAIGLTGKDGHLIQAKKMVISRRLTEEQKANMDAPEIIDIGHVGEVESINRAVIDLLVQSDFIPVIAPIGVGRDGVSYNINADLVAGKVAEVLMAEKLMLLTNVAGLQDKQGQVLTGLSTEKVDELIEDGTIHGGMLPKIRCALDAVKSGVASAHIVDGRVPHAVLLEIFTDAGVGTLISDQGR, via the coding sequence ATGTTAGGCTCCAATAATTTAACTGATACCCCTTCGCAATATAATCCTACCCAAGTCGCAGAAGTATTAACCGAAGCGCTTCCTTATATACAACAATTTACGGGTAAAACTATTGTTGTTAAATATGGTGGAAACGCCATGACGGACGAGTCCTTGCAACAAAGTTTTGCACGCGATGTTGTGTTAATGAAACTTGTAGGGATGAACCCCATAATTGTACATGGCGGAGGCCCTCAAATCGGCGAACTATTAAAAAAACTTAATATTCAATCTGAATTTGTTGATGGTATGCGTGTTACCGATAGCGAAACCATGGATGTTGTCGAAATGGTTTTAGGTGCAACTGTTAATAAACAGATTGTAAGTTTAATTAATGGTGCGGGTGGTCAAGCAATTGGATTGACAGGAAAAGATGGCCATTTAATTCAGGCAAAAAAAATGGTGATTAGCCGACGCCTGACGGAAGAGCAAAAAGCGAATATGGACGCGCCGGAGATTATCGATATAGGTCATGTTGGTGAGGTTGAGTCGATTAATCGAGCTGTAATTGACTTGCTTGTACAGAGCGACTTTATTCCCGTAATCGCTCCGATTGGTGTTGGTCGTGATGGTGTTTCTTACAATATAAATGCCGATCTAGTAGCGGGTAAAGTGGCTGAGGTGCTGATGGCTGAAAAACTAATGCTATTGACCAATGTTGCCGGTTTACAAGATAAGCAGGGTCAGGTTTTGACCGGTTTGAGTACCGAAAAGGTTGATGAACTAATCGAAGATGGCACCATTCACGGTGGTATGTTGCCGAAAATTCGCTGTGCGCTTGATGCTGTAAAATCGGGAGTGGCTAGCGCGCATATTGTTGATGGGCGTGTTCCACATGCCGTATTGTTGGAAATTTTTACAGATGCGGGTGTTGGAACCTTGATTAGCGACCAAGGTCGCTGA
- a CDS encoding phosphomannomutase/phosphoglucomutase, with the protein MADNFEKFSDPDTKQASTDGMGKSGRNSNLSLVAVCRIVAIVLAGVLSGYLAHEVHRIEVNEKEQNQLQELSQQRAELTAQNVEFYVQNIERSVAQFTGKPQLSAAIENNNITALLEFEKVLKSQLAHIEAVRFFRIGEAQHDAKTFPPIRFAELELIRFAENRQPTQPEALILQDKRLLTFVSPIPSEPGIPVVGSMMVSLSVEGVTKALELNNIGMGNIVLAQHFGKGSGSAQTVAQYSVNAVGEAKLAPVANSPWIVKFSPSYRLSEQAEVNIPFILTGLVLFSLALIVFSLWLGSRIGERLQSVLDRGNTKNTWQTITAVATGAEPTVEAKDGRARKADILDVAVADEDETLLGLQEREREASKRRIETPDDSEGSNEDGIPDIPEFVFRAYDIRGPYGKGGIDENFAMLLGQALGSEALDTGDDTLIVARDARTHSPTLTEYLIRGILNSGCHVLNLGTVPTPLLYFATETLDAGSSGVMVTASHNAASQNGFKIVMGGKCRSEQDIKAVRSRILANNVYQGKGEESRFDIVPGYIDAIFSDVALAGDVSIVVDAANAVPGIVAPKLFEELGCQVTPLYCDLDGSFPNHEPDPTIEKNLIALVEKVKEVKADLGVALDGDGDRIVVVTSSGKIIWPDRLLMLFAKDIVSRNPGADVVFDVKSTRHLNNCITEVGGRPIMWKTGHSPMKAKMRETGALVGGEYSGHIFIKDRWYGFDDGLYAAARLIEIMSLQGESLDQMFKEFPESPHTPEIRVDVPEEKKFDIVRQLIESGEFGSGKVTTLDGIRVDYSNGWGLVRASNTSAHLTLRFEADDDNALHQLKSLFVKQLRAVDSTLNVDWKKYT; encoded by the coding sequence GTGGCTGATAACTTCGAGAAATTTTCAGACCCGGATACAAAGCAGGCAAGCACGGATGGCATGGGCAAATCTGGGCGTAATAGTAATCTTTCGCTTGTTGCGGTTTGTCGTATAGTCGCGATTGTTTTAGCGGGAGTGCTGAGTGGGTATCTTGCGCATGAAGTTCACCGCATTGAAGTAAATGAAAAAGAACAAAACCAACTACAGGAATTATCGCAACAGCGTGCCGAGCTAACGGCGCAGAATGTTGAATTTTATGTGCAAAATATTGAGCGATCGGTGGCGCAATTTACTGGTAAGCCGCAATTGTCAGCAGCGATAGAAAATAACAATATTACGGCGTTGTTAGAGTTCGAAAAGGTATTAAAAAGCCAGTTGGCACATATTGAAGCTGTCCGCTTTTTTCGTATTGGCGAAGCGCAGCATGATGCCAAAACGTTTCCTCCCATTCGTTTTGCCGAATTAGAATTAATCCGTTTTGCGGAAAACCGTCAGCCTACCCAACCAGAAGCACTCATACTGCAAGATAAACGACTCCTCACCTTTGTTAGCCCTATTCCAAGCGAGCCGGGCATTCCCGTGGTTGGATCAATGATGGTGAGCCTATCGGTTGAAGGTGTTACCAAGGCGCTAGAGCTAAACAATATTGGTATGGGTAATATTGTACTCGCTCAGCATTTCGGTAAGGGCAGTGGAAGCGCCCAAACGGTAGCGCAATACAGTGTAAATGCTGTTGGCGAAGCTAAATTAGCGCCAGTGGCGAATAGCCCGTGGATTGTTAAATTCTCACCAAGTTATCGTTTGTCGGAGCAAGCCGAAGTTAACATACCGTTTATTCTTACGGGGCTTGTGTTATTTTCGTTGGCGCTTATCGTATTTTCCTTATGGCTAGGTAGTCGGATAGGGGAGCGTTTACAGTCTGTTCTAGATAGGGGCAATACTAAAAATACGTGGCAAACAATAACGGCTGTTGCAACGGGAGCAGAACCTACTGTTGAGGCCAAAGACGGGCGGGCTCGCAAAGCCGATATTCTGGATGTTGCAGTTGCCGATGAAGATGAAACATTACTGGGCTTGCAAGAACGAGAACGTGAAGCCTCAAAACGTCGAATAGAGACGCCAGATGATTCTGAGGGCAGTAACGAAGATGGAATACCTGATATTCCTGAGTTTGTATTTCGAGCCTACGATATTCGTGGCCCTTACGGTAAGGGCGGCATAGACGAAAACTTTGCCATGCTGCTAGGGCAAGCCTTAGGCAGTGAAGCGCTAGATACCGGAGACGATACATTAATCGTTGCGCGCGATGCTCGCACTCATAGCCCGACATTAACGGAATACCTTATTCGAGGTATTCTTAATAGTGGTTGTCATGTTCTGAACCTTGGTACGGTGCCAACCCCGTTACTGTATTTTGCAACGGAAACGCTCGATGCGGGTTCTAGTGGTGTCATGGTCACGGCTAGTCACAATGCGGCGAGTCAAAATGGTTTTAAAATTGTTATGGGTGGTAAGTGCCGGTCAGAGCAAGATATTAAAGCAGTTCGTTCGCGCATACTGGCAAATAACGTTTATCAAGGGAAGGGCGAAGAGTCGCGATTTGATATTGTACCGGGCTACATTGATGCAATTTTTTCCGATGTGGCGTTGGCGGGGGATGTCTCTATTGTCGTTGACGCGGCTAATGCGGTGCCCGGTATAGTTGCGCCGAAATTATTTGAAGAGCTAGGTTGCCAAGTGACGCCATTATATTGCGATTTGGATGGAAGTTTTCCCAATCACGAGCCTGATCCTACCATTGAAAAAAATCTAATCGCCCTAGTAGAAAAAGTCAAAGAAGTTAAGGCTGATTTGGGCGTTGCCTTGGATGGTGATGGCGACCGAATAGTCGTTGTAACCTCAAGCGGAAAAATTATTTGGCCGGATAGGCTGTTGATGCTTTTTGCGAAAGATATTGTTTCCCGCAACCCAGGAGCAGATGTTGTTTTTGATGTAAAAAGTACGCGTCACCTCAATAACTGCATAACGGAAGTGGGTGGACGACCTATTATGTGGAAAACAGGGCACTCGCCAATGAAAGCCAAAATGCGAGAGACGGGCGCATTGGTTGGCGGTGAGTATTCAGGGCATATTTTTATTAAAGACCGATGGTATGGGTTTGATGACGGGTTATACGCGGCTGCTCGCTTAATTGAAATAATGAGTTTGCAGGGAGAATCTTTAGATCAAATGTTTAAAGAGTTTCCTGAGTCTCCTCATACACCCGAGATACGTGTAGATGTGCCAGAAGAGAAAAAATTCGACATTGTTCGTCAGTTAATTGAATCGGGTGAATTTGGTAGTGGCAAAGTAACAACGCTGGATGGTATTCGTGTGGATTACTCGAATGGCTGGGGCTTGGTGCGTGCATCGAATACCTCCGCTCACTTAACCTTACGTTTCGAAGCAGATGATGACAACGCGCTGCATCAATTAAAATCGTTGTTTGTAAAACAGCTTAGAGCTGTGGATTCCACTTTAAACGTTGACTGGAAAAAATATACCTAA
- the pyrE gene encoding orotate phosphoribosyltransferase: MKPYQKDFIEMALASEALKFGEFTLKSGRTSPYFFNAGCFQNGADIARLGRAYAQAMVDAKLDFDMLFGPAYKGIPLAAATAIALADEHQRNLPWCYNRKEAKNHGEGGSLVGAPLVGKVAVIDDVITAGTAVREVLSIIEAAEAKPAAVVIGLNRQERGQGERSAIDELHESTGIPVVSIIDLSDIMAYLEAKDDLNTLNRISDYRNQYGT, from the coding sequence ATGAAACCCTACCAGAAAGACTTTATCGAAATGGCACTTGCCAGCGAAGCACTGAAATTTGGCGAATTTACACTAAAGTCAGGTAGAACAAGCCCCTATTTTTTTAATGCAGGCTGCTTTCAAAATGGCGCCGATATCGCTCGACTCGGACGCGCATACGCACAAGCAATGGTAGATGCAAAACTCGATTTCGATATGCTATTTGGCCCAGCCTACAAGGGCATCCCACTCGCAGCTGCAACGGCTATTGCCTTGGCTGACGAGCATCAACGCAACCTCCCATGGTGTTACAACCGCAAGGAAGCAAAAAATCATGGCGAAGGTGGCAGCCTTGTGGGCGCTCCTCTCGTCGGCAAAGTTGCCGTTATTGACGATGTGATCACAGCAGGAACCGCCGTGCGTGAGGTACTGTCTATAATCGAAGCAGCGGAAGCGAAACCCGCGGCCGTTGTGATAGGGCTTAACCGACAGGAGCGCGGCCAAGGTGAGCGCTCAGCAATTGATGAACTACATGAATCTACTGGCATACCTGTCGTCAGTATTATCGACTTAAGCGACATTATGGCCTATCTTGAAGCTAAAGATGACCTCAACACGCTTAACCGTATTTCCGATTACCGCAACCAATACGGCACTTAG
- the rpmG gene encoding 50S ribosomal protein L33: protein MREKIRLNSSAGTGHFYTTDKNKRTMPGKMEIKKYDPVVRKHVMYKEGKIK from the coding sequence ATGCGTGAAAAAATCCGTTTGAACTCAAGCGCCGGTACTGGTCACTTTTACACTACCGACAAGAACAAGCGCACCATGCCGGGCAAAATGGAGATCAAAAAGTACGATCCCGTTGTTCGCAAGCATGTTATGTATAAAGAAGGCAAAATTAAGTAA
- the rpmB gene encoding 50S ribosomal protein L28: MAKVCQVTGKRPITGHNVSHAKNHTKRRFLPNLHSHRFWLESEKRFVKLRVSSKGMRIIDKNGIESVLADIRARGEKV; this comes from the coding sequence ATGGCTAAGGTTTGTCAGGTTACCGGAAAACGTCCGATAACAGGCCACAACGTATCTCACGCAAAAAACCACACTAAGCGTCGTTTTTTGCCAAACCTGCACTCTCACCGTTTTTGGCTTGAGTCAGAGAAGCGTTTTGTAAAATTGCGTGTTTCCAGCAAGGGTATGCGTATCATCGATAAAAACGGTATTGAGTCTGTATTGGCTGATATCCGTGCCCGCGGCGAAAAAGTTTAA
- a CDS encoding glycoside hydrolase family 5 protein: MKTLYTQLSATLRVTVSTLLLLFVAQLTTASPSTPAAAGEWWNQPYPSRFDSSTLNNPMSLIRVEGNAFVNEAGETVVFRGVNISDPDKLEQKGKWSKAHFEAVKAYGANVIRVPVHPVAWQKRGNNDYFTLLDQAVHWANELGMYLIIDWHSIGNLKTEMYQHPMYNTTLKETREFWRQVSFRYKGVPTIAVYELFNEPTLYSGQLGEASWDEWREINESLIKIIYSHDTDVIPLVAGFNWAYDLSEVRKKPIRAKGIAYAAHPYPTKSKKPAAEKPKDWEKTWGYVANKYPMIATELGWMRAGLPGAHIPVIDDGSYGPVIVDYLTQKNISWTVWCFDPDWPPQMISDWDYTPTEQGEFFRKVMLEQNQ, translated from the coding sequence ATGAAAACTCTATATACCCAGCTATCGGCAACTCTTCGAGTTACTGTCTCTACCCTTTTACTTCTATTCGTCGCCCAACTCACTACTGCAAGCCCCAGCACGCCTGCGGCGGCCGGCGAATGGTGGAACCAACCCTACCCATCACGATTTGACTCAAGCACGCTTAACAACCCAATGAGCTTGATTCGCGTTGAAGGCAATGCATTTGTTAACGAAGCTGGCGAGACGGTTGTTTTTCGTGGCGTAAACATTTCCGACCCCGACAAGCTAGAGCAAAAGGGCAAATGGAGCAAAGCTCACTTTGAAGCGGTAAAAGCCTATGGCGCAAACGTTATACGCGTACCCGTTCATCCTGTTGCTTGGCAAAAACGAGGCAATAACGATTATTTCACCCTTCTCGATCAAGCGGTTCACTGGGCAAACGAGCTCGGCATGTACCTTATTATCGACTGGCATTCTATCGGTAATTTAAAGACTGAGATGTACCAACACCCTATGTACAATACAACGCTGAAGGAAACACGGGAGTTTTGGCGTCAGGTGTCATTTAGATACAAGGGCGTTCCGACTATTGCCGTATATGAACTCTTCAATGAGCCCACGCTATACAGCGGCCAGCTTGGAGAAGCCTCATGGGACGAATGGAGAGAAATTAACGAAAGCCTGATTAAGATCATCTATTCCCATGACACCGACGTTATCCCCTTAGTGGCCGGCTTTAACTGGGCCTACGATTTAAGTGAAGTACGTAAAAAACCAATACGCGCCAAAGGCATTGCCTATGCCGCTCACCCCTACCCCACAAAATCCAAAAAGCCTGCCGCCGAAAAGCCTAAAGACTGGGAAAAAACGTGGGGCTATGTCGCTAACAAATACCCTATGATCGCCACTGAACTTGGCTGGATGCGCGCAGGATTGCCCGGCGCGCATATTCCCGTTATCGATGATGGAAGTTACGGCCCCGTAATCGTCGATTACCTTACACAGAAGAATATTAGCTGGACCGTATGGTGTTTTGACCCTGACTGGCCACCTCAAATGATCTCGGATTGGGACTACACGCCCACCGAACAAGGAGAATTTTTCCGTAAGGTCATGTTAGAACAAAATCAGTAG
- the coaBC gene encoding bifunctional phosphopantothenoylcysteine decarboxylase/phosphopantothenate--cysteine ligase CoaBC, producing the protein MTSESFTTDIYSLANKNILLGVSGGIAAYKCAELVRRLTSIGADVRVVMTRAAQEFVTPLTLQALSGNPVHTALLDADAEAGMGHIELARWADVVLIAPATANVIAKLAHGEGSDLLSTLYLATHAPKLVAPAMNQVMWSSSATQRNINLLKAGGVVFAGPDEGEQACGDIGPGRMLDVERLVHQVAALFSVGSLAGKKVLITAGPTVEPIDPVRFISNRSSGKMGYALADAAMEAGASVILVSGPTHLQVPSHVRVVSVETAQQMHEAVMAEVPTVDIVIAAAAVADYRPLAMAPQKMKKGPSNELRLDLVKNPDIVAAAAASPGSRFVMGFAAETERLDDHAIDKLKRKGLNAIVANDVSQAGIGFDSDHNSVKVISSTGHVEHYTKRSKAQLGRDLIDWVAGQLHSL; encoded by the coding sequence ATGACATCTGAATCCTTCACTACCGATATCTATTCTCTGGCGAACAAAAATATTTTGCTTGGGGTGTCGGGCGGTATTGCGGCGTATAAGTGTGCAGAGTTAGTGCGACGATTAACGTCGATAGGGGCTGATGTACGAGTGGTAATGACCCGTGCAGCACAAGAGTTTGTAACACCCTTAACCTTGCAGGCGCTATCGGGTAACCCTGTTCATACAGCGTTATTGGATGCGGATGCAGAAGCTGGTATGGGCCACATTGAGCTGGCTCGTTGGGCTGATGTCGTGTTGATAGCCCCCGCTACGGCTAATGTTATCGCAAAGCTGGCCCACGGAGAGGGTTCTGATCTGTTGAGTACCCTTTATTTGGCTACGCATGCTCCGAAGTTGGTGGCACCGGCTATGAATCAGGTGATGTGGTCTAGCTCGGCGACTCAGCGCAATATCAATTTATTAAAGGCCGGCGGGGTCGTGTTCGCAGGCCCCGATGAGGGAGAGCAAGCCTGTGGGGATATTGGCCCAGGTCGTATGCTTGATGTCGAGCGATTGGTGCATCAGGTTGCCGCGCTATTTTCGGTCGGTAGTCTTGCGGGAAAGAAGGTATTAATTACAGCAGGCCCAACGGTGGAGCCTATCGATCCCGTTCGTTTTATCAGTAATCGTAGTTCCGGTAAAATGGGTTATGCACTTGCCGATGCGGCGATGGAAGCCGGCGCGAGCGTAATTTTAGTGAGTGGCCCTACACACCTTCAGGTACCGTCTCATGTTCGTGTCGTATCGGTCGAGACGGCGCAACAAATGCACGAAGCAGTGATGGCTGAAGTGCCTACTGTGGATATAGTAATTGCTGCTGCGGCCGTCGCGGACTATCGACCTCTCGCTATGGCGCCCCAAAAAATGAAAAAAGGGCCGAGCAATGAATTGCGGTTAGATTTGGTGAAAAACCCAGATATTGTGGCAGCAGCAGCAGCAAGTCCCGGTTCGCGTTTTGTGATGGGGTTTGCAGCTGAAACCGAGCGACTTGACGATCACGCTATTGATAAGCTTAAGCGAAAGGGCTTGAATGCTATTGTAGCTAACGATGTTTCGCAGGCAGGCATAGGCTTTGATAGCGATCACAATAGTGTGAAGGTCATTTCCAGTACAGGCCATGTCGAGCACTATACTAAACGGAGCAAGGCGCAATTGGGCCGAGATTTGATAGATTGGGTTGCGGGACAACTGCATAGCCTTTAA
- the slmA gene encoding nucleoid occlusion factor SlmA: MNTNNKKPRQQQILEALAHMLEVSPGARITTAALAKEVGVSEAALYRHFPSKSKMYEGLIEFIEDTLFSRISIINAEGDDALKRCEKMLHLVLAFSERNPGITRILTGDALAGETDRLRLRVVQLFERLETHLRQIFREAELKEGLHFGMSILDTTGLLMAFVDGKMSLYVRSEFKRIPTENWPQHWHHMVHGILAGEPQLS; this comes from the coding sequence ATGAATACAAATAATAAAAAGCCTCGTCAACAGCAAATTTTAGAAGCACTAGCGCATATGCTAGAAGTGAGTCCCGGCGCTAGAATTACGACAGCTGCATTGGCAAAAGAAGTGGGTGTCTCGGAAGCCGCGTTGTACCGTCACTTTCCAAGCAAGTCAAAAATGTACGAAGGTTTAATTGAGTTTATTGAAGACACGCTGTTTTCACGAATCTCGATTATTAATGCCGAGGGTGATGATGCGCTAAAGCGTTGCGAAAAAATGTTGCACCTGGTGTTAGCTTTTTCGGAGCGTAACCCAGGCATTACCCGTATTCTAACGGGCGATGCACTAGCGGGTGAAACTGACCGGCTGCGGTTGCGAGTGGTTCAATTATTTGAGAGATTAGAAACCCACTTGCGTCAGATTTTCCGAGAAGCTGAACTCAAAGAGGGCTTGCATTTTGGGATGTCTATTCTTGATACAACAGGGCTTTTAATGGCATTCGTTGATGGGAAAATGTCGCTTTATGTGCGTAGCGAATTTAAACGCATTCCGACCGAGAATTGGCCGCAACATTGGCACCATATGGTGCACGGCATTCTGGCTGGAGAACCCCAGTTAAGTTAG
- the argH gene encoding argininosuccinate lyase — protein sequence MSQDDNSVKPWGGRFSEPTDAFVERFTASVDFDQRLYHHDINGSIAHATMLASVGVLTDAEKNDIITGLETIRVDIEQGRFEWSVALEDVHMNIEAELTKRIGITGKKLHTGRSRNDQVATDIRLYLRDEIDVIAKELTRLQEGLLFIAEREASTIMPGFTHLQTAQPVTFGHHLLAWYEMLSRDYSRLMDCRTRLNQSPLGAAALAGTTYPINREQTAALLGFTQPTRNSLDSVSDRDFAIEFTAFAALVMTHLSRASEELVLWASAQFNFIDLPDRFCTGSSIMPQKKNPDVPELVRGKTGRVTGHLISLLTLMKSQPLAYNKDNQEDKEPLFDTIDTIKDCLRAFGDMIPALQANKEPMYESAKRGFSTATDLADYLVRRGIPFRDSHEIVGKSVAYGIAENKDLSDMTLTELQAFSSTIEQDVFEVLTLEGSVAARNHIGGTAPEQVLKAISTAKKELSER from the coding sequence ATGAGCCAAGATGACAACTCTGTAAAACCCTGGGGTGGGCGCTTTAGCGAACCTACCGATGCTTTTGTTGAACGCTTTACCGCCTCGGTCGATTTCGACCAACGTCTTTACCATCATGATATTAACGGTTCAATCGCTCACGCTACAATGCTGGCCTCTGTCGGTGTGCTCACCGATGCTGAAAAAAACGACATAATCACGGGCTTAGAAACCATCCGCGTGGATATCGAACAGGGCCGTTTCGAATGGTCCGTTGCACTTGAAGATGTTCATATGAACATCGAAGCTGAACTGACCAAACGTATTGGTATTACCGGCAAAAAGCTGCATACCGGCCGCTCGCGCAACGATCAGGTAGCAACCGATATTCGACTCTATTTGCGTGATGAGATAGATGTTATCGCCAAAGAGTTAACACGACTGCAAGAAGGGCTGCTTTTCATCGCTGAACGCGAAGCCTCCACTATTATGCCCGGGTTTACACACTTACAAACCGCTCAACCCGTCACTTTTGGACATCACTTGCTTGCATGGTACGAAATGTTAAGTCGCGATTACAGCCGATTGATGGATTGCCGTACGCGGCTCAATCAATCGCCACTAGGTGCCGCAGCACTCGCAGGCACCACTTATCCGATCAACCGAGAGCAAACCGCCGCGCTATTGGGCTTCACTCAACCTACCCGAAATTCGCTAGACTCAGTAAGTGATCGAGATTTCGCTATCGAATTTACAGCATTTGCCGCATTGGTTATGACTCACCTCTCGCGCGCCAGCGAAGAACTCGTTTTATGGGCTTCAGCTCAATTCAACTTTATAGACCTGCCTGATCGCTTCTGCACAGGGTCATCTATTATGCCGCAGAAAAAAAATCCGGATGTCCCTGAACTCGTACGTGGTAAAACAGGTCGCGTAACAGGCCACTTAATCAGCTTGTTAACGCTTATGAAATCTCAACCTCTTGCGTATAACAAAGACAACCAAGAAGACAAAGAACCCTTATTCGACACTATCGATACCATTAAAGATTGCCTCCGCGCTTTTGGCGATATGATCCCAGCTTTACAGGCCAATAAAGAACCTATGTACGAATCAGCCAAGCGTGGTTTTTCTACGGCTACAGACCTCGCCGATTATTTGGTTCGTCGAGGTATTCCTTTCCGTGATTCGCATGAAATTGTTGGAAAGTCAGTTGCCTACGGCATTGCGGAAAACAAAGATTTATCAGACATGACATTGACCGAATTACAGGCTTTTTCGAGTACAATTGAGCAAGATGTGTTTGAGGTGCTCACACTTGAAGGCTCCGTTGCCGCCCGCAACCATATAGGCGGCACCGCACCCGAACAGGTACTAAAGGCCATTTCAACAGCCAAGAAAGAGCTAAGCGAACGCTAA
- a CDS encoding exodeoxyribonuclease III — protein sequence MRVISLCVDGIHQAAARGLYDWIEEQDADIICLQDIRALEYELDDEIFHPEGYFAYFFDSGIKHYNGVAIYSRHQPKALIYGLGFSSGVDMEGRYLQVDFERYSIGSLLAPPAFSEAESQEVKIKFFEDFQALLHKVTRKRRHFIFCGNWAMAHTKKDVQNWQGNIDQSGFLTHEQQWMNQLFKQLGYSDAFRLAVPEGGEYSWWPTGEIGVGDGWRIDYHVISDSLAKKVEYAALYKTRHFSSHLPVIVDYDIDDL from the coding sequence ATGAGAGTTATCAGTCTGTGCGTCGACGGTATTCACCAGGCAGCGGCACGAGGTTTATACGACTGGATAGAAGAGCAAGATGCCGACATCATTTGCTTGCAAGATATTCGTGCACTTGAGTACGAATTAGACGATGAGATTTTTCACCCCGAAGGTTATTTCGCCTATTTTTTCGACTCGGGTATTAAGCATTATAATGGCGTGGCCATATACAGTCGTCATCAGCCCAAAGCGCTTATTTATGGTTTGGGATTCTCTAGCGGTGTTGATATGGAAGGCCGCTATCTTCAAGTTGATTTTGAACGTTACTCTATTGGTTCGCTGTTGGCGCCACCGGCGTTTTCAGAAGCCGAGTCTCAGGAAGTTAAAATCAAATTTTTTGAAGATTTCCAAGCGTTGCTACATAAGGTCACGCGTAAGCGTCGCCATTTTATTTTTTGTGGTAATTGGGCTATGGCTCATACCAAAAAAGATGTTCAAAATTGGCAGGGGAATATTGATCAATCTGGGTTTTTAACACACGAACAGCAGTGGATGAACCAGCTATTTAAACAGCTAGGTTATTCCGATGCTTTTCGTCTAGCGGTACCGGAAGGTGGTGAGTATTCATGGTGGCCGACGGGTGAAATTGGTGTGGGTGACGGCTGGCGAATAGACTATCACGTTATTTCGGACTCATTGGCTAAGAAAGTGGAATACGCCGCGCTCTATAAAACACGGCATTTTTCGAGTCATTTACCGGTGATAGTAGATTACGATATTGATGATCTATAA
- the radC gene encoding RadC family protein produces MAITDWPAAERPREKLLSKGANALSDAELLAIFLRTGVTGKTAVDLARELLSHFGGLRPLLDASQKEFCRALGLGTAKFAQLQAVLEMSRRHISEQLQRDIQFSSSRAVKDYLQLQLREKTSEVFAALFLDSQHRLIAFEELFQGTIDGAAVYPREVVKRALSHNAAAVIFAHNHPSGIAEPSNADHNITRRLKDALSLLDIRTLDHLVVGDADVVSFADNGWL; encoded by the coding sequence ATGGCAATTACCGACTGGCCCGCTGCAGAGCGGCCAAGAGAAAAACTATTATCCAAAGGTGCTAACGCACTTTCTGACGCCGAGCTACTGGCCATTTTTTTGCGTACCGGCGTCACAGGCAAAACGGCCGTTGATCTCGCACGTGAACTGCTTTCACACTTTGGGGGCCTCAGGCCATTGTTGGACGCCAGCCAAAAGGAGTTTTGTCGAGCATTAGGCTTAGGGACGGCAAAATTTGCTCAATTACAAGCCGTGCTCGAAATGTCGCGTCGACATATTAGCGAGCAACTACAGCGAGACATTCAATTTAGCAGCAGCCGCGCCGTTAAAGACTACTTGCAGTTGCAGCTACGAGAGAAAACCTCAGAAGTATTTGCCGCACTCTTCCTTGATAGCCAGCACCGGCTCATCGCCTTTGAGGAACTCTTTCAGGGCACCATCGACGGAGCCGCCGTCTACCCCCGTGAAGTTGTCAAACGGGCGCTTAGCCACAACGCAGCTGCGGTAATCTTCGCTCACAATCACCCCTCAGGTATCGCCGAGCCGAGCAATGCGGACCATAACATTACTCGCCGGCTAAAAGATGCCCTGAGCCTATTAGATATCAGAACATTAGACCACCTCGTTGTAGGCGACGCAGACGTTGTCTCTTTTGCCGATAATGGCTGGCTGTAA